Part of the Caldisericaceae bacterium genome is shown below.
ACACTCACTACGTTTGCTCCTCACAATGACACCTTGCAGACATCCTAAGCATTCTTTTTCTTTGTCATCCTGAATCCTCTTATCTTCTCATCTTATTTCTCATTTCCTGGTCATCCTGAGCGTAAACAAAGCATCTCATCCTTTTGGGAGAGTATCAAGGGGTTTTACCCTCGCGAATGTAAACGGCTGAGATTCTTCGTCGGCAAAAAGACGCTTCCTCAGAATGACACTTTGGGGTCATCCTGAGCACGTTCGCTTCGCTCAGTGTAAACTTAAGCGAAGGATCTTGTCTTTTTGGGGGAGTATCGAGGGGGGACTTTCCACCCCCTCGAATAAACGATGAGATTCTTCCTCGGCAAAAGGATGTCTCGTTAGAATGAAGGCAGGGGGGCTTGCGTCCTCAGAATAACGATAAAGGAGGTCATTCTTCGCTAAAGCTCGGAATGACTCTGCGGGGATTTGTCTCAGAATGACTGGGAAGGGTAAAATAACAATGTGTGTATAAAATGAACTAAAAACCACCTTTTTAAAAATGTGTTTTAAAGGTTATAATATTAAAGTATGCACCTTATTGTTGGCTTGGGAAATATAGGTAAAGAGTATGAGGACACACGCCATAATGTTGGCTTTATGGTGGTGGATAGGCTTTCAAAAGAATGGAAAATTAAAATCAATTTTGCAAAATACAATGCCTTGTTTGGGAGGGGTGTTGTAAACATTCACGATGTAGCATACGAAGTAATGTTAGCAAAACCCCTTACATATGTGAACCTTTCTGGTCGTGCAGTTAGACAACTCCAAGATGGTTTTATGGTGTTATCAGACCATATTATCGTTGTGCATGATGATATTGATTTACCCTTAGGATCGATGCGGATAAAAGTTGGCGGGTCTTCAGCAGGGCACAAAGGAGTTAAATCCATAAAAGAACTCATCCAAGAACCAATAATAAGAGTGCGTATTGGAATTGGAAGACCAGAGCACAAAGAAGAAGTAGTGGACTTTGTATTATCGCCTTTTACAAAAGATGAGAAAGTTGTCCTAAACGATGTTATTGATAAAAGTGTAAACGCAATTAGCCTAATCATCTCACATGGCGTAGAAGTTGCACAAAGAGAATACAACAGATGAGATTAGAACATTTAACCGATAAGGCATACGTCTATAAGCGGTTTATTGAAAAGGAAAATTATATAAAAATAAAAGGTGTTTTTACTGAACTTCTTGAAAGCATCGTAAATGAACTTGATAAAAAAGTGCTTATCATTGTTAACTCTCAAAGTGATGCAAATGCACTCTCAAAAGTATTTAAAGAGGCACTTACCGACACTGAGTTTGGTTTATTTCCTTACGAAGTAAATTATGTAAGTTCACTTCAACTCTTTAAGAAAAAGGAGTTTTTAAAAAGATTACCCTCTTCTAAAGTTGTTATTTCTACTATAAATGGTATTTTTGATTACTTGCCAAGTGAAGACCTTATCGAAGAATTGAGATTTAAAAAAGGCGAAAAGGTGCATTTAAATGATATTGTTAATAAATTGTCTTCTTTTGGCTTTGAAAGAGTGTATGAAATAGAGAATTATCCAAGTTTTTCGATTAAAGGGAGTATTATAGATGTTTTTTCTTTTGATTACAATAGGGCAGTTCGAATTCAACTTGATTTCGATACAATTGAAAAAATCACTTTTCTTAATGAGGCTCTTGTTAGTGAAGAAGAGGTAGAAGAAGTTAAGTTTACTTCCATGAAGTATCTTTCAAGCAGTGAAATTGAAGAAATTAGAAAAGAAGTAGAAAATAACCTTTTACCTAAAGACGAGCTTGTAAGAGAAACGGTAGAAAAAGACCTTAACGAACTTTCAAAGAGTGGTAATTTTGGTGTAAATTTTTATCCGCAATTTCTTGCAAACGGTAAATTTTTTGCCTATAGAACTCTCCTTGACTATGCATTAGACAGGGTTTTTATTTTGTTTGATCTAAAGATAGACTCATTTTTAAAAGAATTTGATGACTTCATCGATAAAGAAGGTAAACTTTACGGGGAATTTATCAATAAAACTTCTGTAAAAGATGTTTTTGACTCAATTGGACGTAGAAAGGTAATTGAGTTTGGACATTTTGAAACAAATGCAATTGATATTCCTATTAAAGAGATTGGTGA
Proteins encoded:
- the pth gene encoding aminoacyl-tRNA hydrolase encodes the protein MHLIVGLGNIGKEYEDTRHNVGFMVVDRLSKEWKIKINFAKYNALFGRGVVNIHDVAYEVMLAKPLTYVNLSGRAVRQLQDGFMVLSDHIIVVHDDIDLPLGSMRIKVGGSSAGHKGVKSIKELIQEPIIRVRIGIGRPEHKEEVVDFVLSPFTKDEKVVLNDVIDKSVNAISLIISHGVEVAQREYNR